From candidate division KSB1 bacterium:
GGTGTTCGCATCGATGAGCCGTCCGCAGATTTGGGAATCTTGGTCTCAATTGCGTCTAGTTTTAAAGAACAGGTCGTCAATCCGCAGGCCGTGATTATCGGCGAAGTTGGACTGGGAGGCGAGATTCGCGCGGTTCCCCAAATTGAAAAAAGAATTGACGAAGCCTCGAAGCTGGGATTCAAGACTGCTGTCATTCCCAAAGTTAACATTCAAGGGTTGGAAGAGACGAGTTCTTTGAAATTTATTCCGGTTGATACGGTTGAAGATGCATTGGAAGGTGTTTTGGTTTGACCTTAGATTTCCAAGTGGTACATCAAGATAAGACCAGCAAAGCTAGACTAGGGCGTATTAGCACGGCTCACGGAGAAATCCAGACTCCAGTGTTTATGCCGGTAGGAACGCAGGGCACAGTCAAAAGTCTTTCTCCGCGGGAGCTAGTTGATGTCGGAAGCCAGATCATTCTCGGCAATACCTACCATCTTTATTTACGGCCCGGTCATGAAATAATCGAAAGGGCAGGGGGACTGCACAAATTTTCCAGTTGGGAAAAACCGATTTTGACGGACAGCGGTGGATATCAGGTTTATAGTCTGTCGGATTTATGCAAAATCACCGACGAGGGGGCCACTTTCCAGTCACATCACGACGGCTCTTATCATGAATTAACCCCGGAACGGGCAATTGAAATTCAGATGAGCTTAGGCTCAGACATCATGATGGTATTGGACGAATGTCCGCCTTATCCGAGCCCGGAAAGTTACCTAGCCGAGTCCGTCGAAAGGACAAAAAAATGGGCGCAGCGCTGTCTGGTAAAATGGCAAAACTCTGAACCGAAATTTGGGTATAAGCAGTCACTCTTTGCAATCGTTCAAGGAAGCACCGATGCCAAATTACGGAAAGTTAGTGCCGAGCCTCTCATCGAAATGGATTTTCCGGGATATGCAATTGGCGGCCTGTCAATCGGAGAACCAAAACCAATTTTGTTTGAAATGGTAGCCGTCTGCACGGATATTTTACCTGAAAATAAGCCGCGTTATTTGATGGGAATGGGCAAGCCCGAAGACTTAGTCGAAGGCGTCTCATTGGGCGTTGACATGTTTGACTGCGTGATTCCGACAAGGAACGGTCGGAAAGGGCAGTTTTTCACATGGACCGGTACAATTAACGTTAGAAATGAAGCTTATAAGGAGGATTTTCTTCCTGTTGACGAAACTTGTAAATGTTATACATGTTTAAACTTCTCAAGAGCCTATCTGCGGCACTTGTTTCATAGTGCTGAATTGCTTGGTTTAAGGCTGGGAAGCCTACATAATTTATATTTTTATCACCAGTTAACTCAACAAATGAGGCAAAGCATTGAGAGCAATAATTTTAATTCGTGGAAACAAGATTTTTTAAATCACTATAAATTTTCTTCGGAAGTTAATAAAGAAGAAAACTAATTTCAAGATTGGAGGATGGAGTGAATTTACTACTTTCAGTTGTATTGCTTCAAAATGGAGGCGGCATGGGTGGACTTATTGTTCCCATGGTGTTGATTTTCGCAGTCATGTATTTCTTGATTTTTAGGCCGCAAGCCAAAAAACAAAAGCAGCAACAAGCCATGATAAGTGCTCTACAAAAAGGCGACAAAGTTGTTACTTCGGGCGGTATTTATGGTACAATCGTCGGGATTAAAGAAAATGAAAAGACGCTTCTTATAGAAATTGCCGAGAAAATCAAAATAAAAATCACCCGCTCCTCAATCGCCCGAAAAGTAGAATAGTTGCAATGGCGTTGCGCTATATCGTAAAGTATGGTCATCCGGTTTTAAGGCTTAAGGCCAGGGAAATTAAAAAAATTGGCGACTCGATCCGCGACCTGGCCGAAGATATGATTGAAACCATGGAGGCCGCTGAAGGCATTGGTTTGGCGGCCCCGCAAATTGCCGAGCCGATCACTTTGCTTGTGATCAATTCCGGTCTGATTGAAGAAGATGCACCTTCAAAAGCGTACATCAATCCGGTAATTCTCGCGGAAGAAGGTACCTTTAACATGGAAGAGGGGTGTTTAAGTATCCCGGATATCCGTGAGGACGTTGTCAGGCCTGAGAAAATTAAGATAAAATACCAGGATCTGGATGGCCTGGAACATGAAGAAGAGTGCAGCGGAATGCTGGCCCGTGTTCTTCAGCATGAAGTCGACCACCTCAATGGTGTTTTATTTATCGATCGGATCAGCCAAATCAAACGAAAACTGCTGTCAAAAAAGCTAAAAGCCATAGTCGCACAAAGTAAAGAGGAGGCTGCTGTACCCTAAGGAAACTATGAAAATTCTTTTCATGGGAACGCCGGAGTTTGCAGTTCCCAGTTTAACATCAATCTATGAGAGCACGCATGAGTTAGTTGGGGTCGTGACTGCCCCGGATAAGCCGGTTGGCCGGGGATTGAAAATTAAGCCGTCTCCTATAAAACAAAAAGCTCTGGAATTTGACCTCCTGTTATTTCAACCAATCGATTTAAAAGATTCTGAATTTAGTCCGGAAATCAGGAAGTTGAATCCCGACTTATTTGTAGTGGTTGCTTTCCGCATTTTACCTCCCGAAGTTTTCGAGCTTCCGCCGCAAGGCACGATTAATCTGCATTCGTCACTCTTACCCAAATATCGCGGCGCAGCACCGATTAATTGGGCTATCATAAATGGTGAAAAAGAAACCGGCGTAACCACCATCATGATACAGCAAAAAGTTGATACGGGCGATATTATTTTGCAGAAAAAAGTACAAATTGGCGATGATGAAACCGCTGGAGAATTACATGACAAACTGGCCAATTTGGGCGCTGAGCTACTTCTCGAATCTATAAACCTAATTGCAGCCGGGAACGCGTCTCCAAAAATCCAAACCGGTACAGGGACCAAAGCGCCTAAGCTAACAAAAGAGCTTGGCCTTATCAATTGGGATGAGCCTAGCGGACAAATTCGCAATTTGATCAGAGGGTTGAATCCCTACCCAGGGGCTTATACTTTTCTTAATAGCAAGTTGATAAAGCTATTTCGCGCACAGCTAATAGAGAATTCAAACTCTGACCAGCGGCCGGGTGAGATAACCGGTGTTGATCCAAAAAATGGACTGATTCAAATTGCAACCGGTTCTGGGAATCTTCAAGTCACGGAGCTTCAACCGGAAGGTAAACGTCGATTGACTGCCGCTGAGTATTTAAAGGGCTATCAATTAAAAGTAGGTGACAAATTTGGCCCAAAGTAGCCTATCCGCTCGCAAGACCTCCGTCGAATTGCTGGAACGCATTTGCACGAACGGGGAATATTCAAGCGAGGTTATCCAGGCCGAACTTCAAAAATCAAACTTGTCTCAAAAGGACAAGTCTCTGGTTTTGGAACTGGTTAACGGGACGCTTCGCTGGCAAGGACAATTGGATTGGATTTTATCGCAGTATTTTCACGGCAACTTTGAAAAGAGCCCCCATATGTTAAAAAGGATTCTTGAGGTCAGTTTGTATCAAATTCGATTCTTAGACAAGGTTCCCGAGTATGCCGCGGTTTCTGAAGGCGTTCAAATTGCTAAAAATGCTGGAGGTCAGCGTTGGGGCAAACTTGTCAACGCTGTCCTGAGAAATTACCAGAGAAGCAGCAATTCGATAAAGTTTCCTACCGTTGAAAGCGATCCTGTTTTAGCCATATCAATTCGGCATTCACATCCCAAATGGTTGGTGCAGCGATGGTTGGAGCGCTATGGTTTAGAAAGAACGATTCAATTTTGTGAGCATAACAATCGCCGACACGAAATTACGCTACGCACTAACTTAAAAAAAATATCACGCCAATCCCTTTTGAAAGAACTGGAAGCAAGCGGTATTCAGGCGCAACCTTCAAAATATTTTGATGACTTCATAAAAATTTCGAAACCCCAAGAGTTGACTAAATTAAGGCTTTTTAAAGAGGGATTTTTTGCAATTCAGGACGAAAGTACCGCCTTAGCCACTCAACTTTTGGCTCTAAAAGACGGCGACACCGTGTTGGATATGTGTGCCGCGCCAGGTGGTAAAACGTGTCATATCGCACAACTGGTGGGAGGAGAAGGTAAAGTGACCGCAGTTGATATCAAATCCAACCGGCTTAATTTATTAAAAGAGAATGCAACTCGCCTGGGGGTAAAGTCCATTCAGGCGTTGGTCGGGAATGCCGCAGAAATAGACCTGCCAAAGGTTGATAAAATACTATTGGATGCACCTTGTTCCGGTTTAGGTGTGTTGTCGAAACGAGCAGATCTGCGCTGGAAGCGTAAACAACACGATATCCTCAACATCCGTAAAATTCAAAAAAAATTACTGAAAAATGCCGCCCGGTTGTTGAAACAGAAAGGTACTTTGGTTTACAGCACATGCACACTTGAACCCGAAGAAAATGAAGAGTTAATAGAGGAATTTCTAAAAGAGCACGCTGAATTTAGAATTGGGCTCGATTCAGAGTCCCTGCATAAAACTTTTTCAACGCCTAAAGGATATTGGACTTCAGTACCATATGAGCATAAAATGGACGGTGTTTTTGCTGTCAAGCTGATTAAATCAAATTAAAATCGAAGGGATCTAAGTATGGCAATAAAAGGAACCTTGCAAAACGTTTTTACTCGAAAAAGACTCGTTCTTTTAGGAACCTATTTCATAATGTTGGTTCTTGCGGTTATCCTATTGGATCAATTTGCCATGCCTTGGTACACAAAACACGGAGAAGCGCTGGCGGTCCCAAACGTGATTGCTCAGCGATTTGAAGATGCAAAGGAATTACTGGAGTTGCAGGGCCTTGACGTCGTTAAAGCAGGAGAAAAAAACAACGCCCATCTACCTTTCGGGTACGTTGTCGAACAAAACCCGCTTCCGAACAGATTGGTTAAAATGGGGCGGCGTGTTTACTTGACGATTAGTACAGGCGAACGTAAATTTCAAATGCCTAATTTTATTGGCCTTTCTGAAACAAACGCAAGAGAACGCTTGAAAAGTTACAGTCTTCTTTTGGAAGATATTGTGTATAGATACAGCGCTGAAGAGCCACGGGATGTTGTGATGGCTCAATCAAAGGATCACGGAACCCTGGTGAAAGTGGGTACTCCCATCGAAATTACCGTTAGTTTAGGCGAGCCAACTGAAAATGTGATCGTTCCGTCGTTACTGGGCAAAACTTTTAATGTTGCTAAAAGAGAGCTTCAAAAGGCCGGTTTAGTGGTGGGCAACATTACCTATAAAATAAATAATGACTATATACCTAATTCCGTGCTGTTTCAATCATTGGAAGCTGAAACTGAGGCAGCCCATGGCGATACTGTCGATTTATTGATCACAAGATTTAAGCAAGAATGAGTGCTCAGCTTTTTATTAATACAATATAAACTAAAAAAATATGTGCCTAATTGCTTGACAAAAATTAATTTATTAATTATATTTTACAAGTTACAAAAAACTCGAGGAGGAAGAAATACTATGGCTATAGGCACGGTTAAATGGTTTAATGATCACAAGGGTTATGGTTTCATTGAGCAAGATGATGGTGAAGATGTTTTCGTACACTTTTCAGTCATAGAAATGGACGGCTACAAAACATTACAGGAGGGAATAAAGGTCGAATTTGACTGCATAACAGGCGAAAAAGGGCTTCAAGCAACTAAAGTGGTTAAACCATCGTAAAAGTTCTTTTAAAACCATCGTATGGAGCTGTGAATTCAAAACCCCGATAAATGAGTCGGGGTTTTGCTGATTATGACCACCATTTTGGGAGCATGCATTGTGAAAATAACAAAAAAAGATATTGATAAAATTGCAAATGCTCTTGGCGTTGAAGCGAAGCTTTGGGGAAACAACTATCGTTTGATTGTCGAAAATAAAGAAGACGGGCGGAAAATTTCACTCGAAATTTACCCGAATATTCCAATCGGCAGCAAAAAAGGCAACTTAATTAGTGTGTATACACAAAGCGCCCATTTGCAACTCCACTTTTGCTCGGGCTACGTAGTGAGTAACATGCTCGGTGAAGTAACATTTATCGGTGAACACCATGGACAACTTTCCGGACTCATTATTGAGAAGGAGGCGGGATGTTCGCTTTACGCAAATGTTGATTCCAGTCTGTTATCAGGGGATTTCACAAAATTAGGCCCCGAAGTCATGCTTTCTGGAATTGCGCTTTCGCTTACGGAAGGACTTTTACCCGGCGCAAAATAGCACCAAAAATGGAAGACTACTTACAGGAGTTTCTGAATTTTCTTCGCATAGAAAAGAACGCAGCAACCAATACTATCTTATCCTACCAAAATGATTTGATTCGTTATTTAAATTTTCTCAAAAATAAAGAGTTAGATGATTTTTCAACAATTCGTCCATCCGATGTCCTTGCTTTAATTCACTTATTGAATGAAATGGGCCTTTCCCCGGCCAGCAACGCCAGAAATCTCTCCGCCATAAAAATGTTTCACCGGTTTTTAGTCAGTGAGGACTATTTCAAAAACGATCCTACGGTTAACATTAGTTTCCCGAAACAAGCCAGTACATTGCCAAAAACCTTGAATCAAATGGAAGTCGAAAAGATTCTTGAACAGCCGGACTGTGACAATCCAAAAGGACTCCGCGACAGGGCCATGCTGGAATTCTTATATGCGGCAGGACTTAGAGTGTCTGAACTGCTCTCGGTTCAATTATCCGATTTATTTTTTTCGGATGGATTTATCCGAATCGTTGGCAAGGGTAGAAAGGAACGAATTATACCAATCGGAGAGCAGGCAATTTATTATACTAACCGTTATCTGGAAAATGTCAGGTCTCTAATTGCCAGGGCGGGCAAGAGTCGTAATTTTGTGTTTTTAAATTGGCGCGGTAGACCCTTAACGAGGATGGGTTTCTGGAAAATTCTAAGAGGGTATTGGGTTGCTTCCGGAATCAAGAAAAAGGTTTCGCCACATACATTTCGGCACTCCTTTGCGACCCATCTCATTGAAGGAGGTGCCGATCTTCGGGCTGTTCAGGAAATGCTGGGACACGCTGATATTTCCACGACGCAAATATACACACATTTAGATCGCGAATATTTAAAAGAAGTGCACCGGAGTTTTCATCCACGGGAAAAATATGGCAGGACTCATTTAAAAGAATTTGCTTAAACGTAAACACATTTATTGAAAAAGCACATTAAAACGGACCCTAAAAAA
This genomic window contains:
- a CDS encoding cold-shock protein codes for the protein MAIGTVKWFNDHKGYGFIEQDDGEDVFVHFSVIEMDGYKTLQEGIKVEFDCITGEKGLQATKVVKPS
- a CDS encoding methionyl-tRNA formyltransferase, which gives rise to MKILFMGTPEFAVPSLTSIYESTHELVGVVTAPDKPVGRGLKIKPSPIKQKALEFDLLLFQPIDLKDSEFSPEIRKLNPDLFVVVAFRILPPEVFELPPQGTINLHSSLLPKYRGAAPINWAIINGEKETGVTTIMIQQKVDTGDIILQKKVQIGDDETAGELHDKLANLGAELLLESINLIAAGNASPKIQTGTGTKAPKLTKELGLINWDEPSGQIRNLIRGLNPYPGAYTFLNSKLIKLFRAQLIENSNSDQRPGEITGVDPKNGLIQIATGSGNLQVTELQPEGKRRLTAAEYLKGYQLKVGDKFGPK
- a CDS encoding PASTA domain-containing protein, with the protein product MAIKGTLQNVFTRKRLVLLGTYFIMLVLAVILLDQFAMPWYTKHGEALAVPNVIAQRFEDAKELLELQGLDVVKAGEKNNAHLPFGYVVEQNPLPNRLVKMGRRVYLTISTGERKFQMPNFIGLSETNARERLKSYSLLLEDIVYRYSAEEPRDVVMAQSKDHGTLVKVGTPIEITVSLGEPTENVIVPSLLGKTFNVAKRELQKAGLVVGNITYKINNDYIPNSVLFQSLEAETEAAHGDTVDLLITRFKQE
- the yajC gene encoding preprotein translocase subunit YajC translates to MGGLIVPMVLIFAVMYFLIFRPQAKKQKQQQAMISALQKGDKVVTSGGIYGTIVGIKENEKTLLIEIAEKIKIKITRSSIARKVE
- the rsmB gene encoding 16S rRNA (cytosine(967)-C(5))-methyltransferase RsmB: MAQSSLSARKTSVELLERICTNGEYSSEVIQAELQKSNLSQKDKSLVLELVNGTLRWQGQLDWILSQYFHGNFEKSPHMLKRILEVSLYQIRFLDKVPEYAAVSEGVQIAKNAGGQRWGKLVNAVLRNYQRSSNSIKFPTVESDPVLAISIRHSHPKWLVQRWLERYGLERTIQFCEHNNRRHEITLRTNLKKISRQSLLKELEASGIQAQPSKYFDDFIKISKPQELTKLRLFKEGFFAIQDESTALATQLLALKDGDTVLDMCAAPGGKTCHIAQLVGGEGKVTAVDIKSNRLNLLKENATRLGVKSIQALVGNAAEIDLPKVDKILLDAPCSGLGVLSKRADLRWKRKQHDILNIRKIQKKLLKNAARLLKQKGTLVYSTCTLEPEENEELIEEFLKEHAEFRIGLDSESLHKTFSTPKGYWTSVPYEHKMDGVFAVKLIKSN
- the def gene encoding peptide deformylase yields the protein MALRYIVKYGHPVLRLKAREIKKIGDSIRDLAEDMIETMEAAEGIGLAAPQIAEPITLLVINSGLIEEDAPSKAYINPVILAEEGTFNMEEGCLSIPDIREDVVRPEKIKIKYQDLDGLEHEEECSGMLARVLQHEVDHLNGVLFIDRISQIKRKLLSKKLKAIVAQSKEEAAVP
- the tgt gene encoding tRNA guanosine(34) transglycosylase Tgt — encoded protein: MTLDFQVVHQDKTSKARLGRISTAHGEIQTPVFMPVGTQGTVKSLSPRELVDVGSQIILGNTYHLYLRPGHEIIERAGGLHKFSSWEKPILTDSGGYQVYSLSDLCKITDEGATFQSHHDGSYHELTPERAIEIQMSLGSDIMMVLDECPPYPSPESYLAESVERTKKWAQRCLVKWQNSEPKFGYKQSLFAIVQGSTDAKLRKVSAEPLIEMDFPGYAIGGLSIGEPKPILFEMVAVCTDILPENKPRYLMGMGKPEDLVEGVSLGVDMFDCVIPTRNGRKGQFFTWTGTINVRNEAYKEDFLPVDETCKCYTCLNFSRAYLRHLFHSAELLGLRLGSLHNLYFYHQLTQQMRQSIESNNFNSWKQDFLNHYKFSSEVNKEEN
- the xerD gene encoding site-specific tyrosine recombinase XerD; this translates as MEDYLQEFLNFLRIEKNAATNTILSYQNDLIRYLNFLKNKELDDFSTIRPSDVLALIHLLNEMGLSPASNARNLSAIKMFHRFLVSEDYFKNDPTVNISFPKQASTLPKTLNQMEVEKILEQPDCDNPKGLRDRAMLEFLYAAGLRVSELLSVQLSDLFFSDGFIRIVGKGRKERIIPIGEQAIYYTNRYLENVRSLIARAGKSRNFVFLNWRGRPLTRMGFWKILRGYWVASGIKKKVSPHTFRHSFATHLIEGGADLRAVQEMLGHADISTTQIYTHLDREYLKEVHRSFHPREKYGRTHLKEFA